A single region of the Candidatus Obscuribacterales bacterium genome encodes:
- a CDS encoding Hsp70 family protein, with protein sequence MSDTLASTYAIDFGTSNTVIARWNPATQQAETVKLPALSQVLPNNPPVIPSLVYVEDARSPKILLGQTVRDRGLDIAQDSRFFRNFKRGIGAGTGFLPELDGCPVTLEQVGQWYLQHLIRQLQDQDPSLRSLTVTVPVDSFESYRHWLGQVCQTVDLEQVRLLDEPTAAALGYGLGDRSTMLVIDAGGGTLDLAVVKLETPQTGDRKPLGFLLKWGSKNLAETSSQRPQLAKVLAKSGQNLGGADIDDWLAAHFAETQGLPISSLTLRLVERLKIQLSSQEQASEVYFNDETLESYELNLDRDRFRQILEQHHFFERLDDALNQVLRQARRQGLEPGDIDAVLLVGGTARIPALRNWVIDQFSVEKVQSDRPFEAIAHGALQLSQGLEVKDFLYHSYGIRYWDRRTNAHGWHPLISQGQPYPMPVPVELLLGASQDNQPSIELVIGELGNETSRTEVFFDGDRLVTRQTSGNQPMVQALNDTAQARRLANLDPPGYPGSDRIRLLFQVDGDRQLRVTVEDLLTNKILINNRAVVQLS encoded by the coding sequence ATGTCGGATACGCTTGCGTCCACCTACGCCATCGATTTTGGTACCAGCAACACCGTCATAGCCCGCTGGAATCCTGCCACCCAACAGGCTGAGACAGTGAAGCTGCCTGCCCTGTCCCAGGTTTTGCCTAATAATCCGCCGGTGATTCCCAGCTTGGTCTATGTGGAAGATGCCCGTTCGCCCAAGATTCTACTGGGGCAAACGGTGCGCGATCGCGGCTTAGACATCGCTCAAGACAGCCGCTTTTTCCGCAACTTTAAGCGAGGCATTGGCGCAGGAACCGGCTTTTTGCCCGAGCTAGACGGCTGCCCGGTCACCCTAGAGCAGGTGGGGCAATGGTATCTGCAGCACCTGATCCGCCAACTGCAAGACCAGGATCCTAGCCTGCGATCGCTGACGGTGACTGTACCTGTGGATAGTTTTGAGTCCTACCGTCATTGGCTAGGGCAGGTGTGCCAAACGGTTGACCTAGAGCAGGTGCGGCTGCTGGATGAACCGACGGCGGCAGCTTTGGGCTATGGGTTGGGCGATCGCTCCACGATGTTGGTGATCGACGCGGGCGGCGGCACCTTGGATCTGGCTGTGGTGAAGCTGGAAACACCGCAAACGGGCGATCGCAAGCCCCTGGGCTTTTTGCTGAAATGGGGCAGTAAAAATCTAGCGGAGACTTCCAGTCAGCGTCCCCAACTGGCGAAGGTTCTGGCGAAATCAGGCCAAAATCTGGGCGGTGCCGATATTGACGACTGGCTGGCCGCCCACTTTGCCGAAACCCAAGGGCTACCCATCTCCTCCCTGACCCTACGCCTAGTGGAACGGTTAAAAATCCAGCTTTCTAGCCAAGAGCAGGCCAGCGAAGTTTATTTCAACGATGAAACCCTCGAAAGCTACGAACTAAACCTCGATCGCGATCGCTTTCGGCAGATTCTAGAGCAGCATCACTTCTTTGAACGCTTGGACGACGCCCTCAACCAAGTGCTGCGCCAGGCCCGCCGCCAGGGACTGGAACCCGGCGACATTGACGCGGTGCTGCTCGTCGGCGGCACGGCCCGCATCCCCGCCCTGCGCAACTGGGTGATCGATCAGTTTTCTGTCGAGAAGGTTCAGAGCGATCGCCCCTTTGAAGCGATCGCCCACGGTGCCCTACAGCTTAGCCAAGGGTTGGAGGTCAAGGATTTTCTGTACCACAGCTACGGCATTCGCTATTGGGATCGACGCACCAATGCCCATGGCTGGCATCCCCTCATTTCCCAGGGGCAACCCTATCCCATGCCCGTGCCGGTGGAACTGCTGCTGGGAGCCTCCCAAGACAACCAGCCCAGCATTGAACTGGTGATTGGCGAACTGGGCAATGAAACCAGCCGCACCGAGGTCTTTTTCGACGGCGATCGCTTGGTCACCCGCCAAACCTCCGGCAACCAGCCCATGGTGCAGGCGTTGAACGATACGGCGCAGGCCCGGCGCTTAGCTAACCTCGATCCGCCTGGCTATCCCGGCAGTGATCGCATTCGCCTGCTGTTCCAAGTGGATGGCGATCGCCAACTGCGGGTCACAGTGGAAGATTTACTGACCAACAAAATTCTGATCAACAACCGCGCCGTCGTTCAACTCAGCTAG
- the ychF gene encoding redox-regulated ATPase YchF has protein sequence MIVHEPESRYAAMLRAGIVGLPNVGKSTLFNAVVANAKAQAANFPFCTIEPNVGVVAVPDERLNALAQISSSADIVPTRMEFVDIAGLVKGASQGEGLGNQFLSNIREVDAIVHVVRCFENDDIIHVSGSIDPLRDIEVINLELALADLSQLEKRADRVRKQARSSKEAQAELAVLERILAVLNEGKPARLVELTEEEEVWIKSLGLLTRKPIIYAANVSEDDLATGNAWVEQVRAIAAQENAQVVVISAQVESELVDIPPEDQADFLEALGVKEGGLKSLIRATYTLLGLRTYFTTGPKETRAWTILAGMLAPQAAGVIHSDFERGFIRAETIAYDDLVTHGSMGAAKDKGLVRSEGKEYVVKEGDVLLFRFNV, from the coding sequence TTGATTGTTCATGAACCAGAGAGCCGCTACGCCGCCATGCTGAGAGCCGGAATCGTGGGCCTGCCTAACGTAGGCAAATCCACCCTATTTAACGCTGTTGTTGCCAATGCCAAGGCGCAAGCTGCCAACTTTCCCTTTTGCACCATCGAACCTAACGTAGGCGTGGTGGCGGTGCCCGATGAGCGCCTGAATGCCCTCGCCCAAATTTCTAGTTCCGCCGACATTGTGCCCACCCGCATGGAATTTGTGGACATTGCCGGGTTGGTCAAGGGCGCTAGCCAAGGTGAAGGCCTGGGCAATCAGTTTCTCTCCAACATCCGCGAAGTTGATGCCATTGTGCATGTGGTGCGCTGCTTCGAAAACGACGACATCATCCACGTTTCCGGCTCCATCGATCCCCTGCGCGACATTGAGGTGATCAACCTAGAGCTGGCCCTAGCCGATCTATCCCAGCTTGAGAAACGGGCCGATCGCGTTCGTAAGCAGGCCCGATCGAGTAAAGAGGCTCAAGCCGAACTCGCTGTTTTAGAACGCATTCTAGCGGTGCTGAATGAAGGCAAGCCCGCCCGCCTCGTCGAGCTCACCGAGGAAGAAGAGGTGTGGATTAAGTCCTTGGGGCTGCTGACCCGCAAGCCGATTATCTACGCCGCCAACGTATCTGAGGATGATCTGGCGACCGGGAATGCATGGGTGGAGCAAGTGAGAGCGATCGCTGCCCAGGAAAATGCCCAGGTTGTGGTGATTTCCGCCCAAGTCGAGTCAGAGTTGGTGGACATTCCCCCCGAGGATCAGGCCGACTTCCTAGAAGCACTGGGGGTGAAGGAAGGTGGGCTCAAGTCCCTGATTCGCGCTACCTATACACTGCTGGGGCTACGCACCTACTTCACCACTGGCCCTAAGGAGACTCGTGCCTGGACAATCTTGGCAGGCATGTTAGCGCCCCAAGCCGCCGGCGTGATTCACTCCGACTTTGAGCGCGGCTTCATTCGCGCTGAGACCATCGCCTACGACGACTTGGTGACCCATGGCTCCATGGGTGCAGCTAAGGATAAGGGGCTGGTGCGCAGTGAGGGCAAGGAGTATGTGGTCAAGGAAGGAGACGTGCTGCTCTTCCGGTTCAACGTCTAG
- the lptC gene encoding LPS export ABC transporter periplasmic protein LptC encodes MKWTAVSAFVALVVAGGVLIYRRGEAPPETSDAPQQEIDDRFILNNVTLDQANENGETVWSIQATRAIYSPDQQTAEVENPKGELFQDGEAIYRVEGDRGVVQRDGRRITLRGDITATDLRTGAEMTGGELVWVPADETMTIRNGLTGTHPDLTVAAEQGQLFSRDQRVDLTGNVTIEGRDPRVKLTGESLEWQMEEQIVSSNRPVEIQRLQGQGERTRVTDQASSNRAEYRLAEQRLSMNGDVRMAMREPMMNLATESLIWEIENQQVTMNQPLNANLRNGQVLLQGDRGNMDLAQEVFDLRGSAQATTRRNQSRLRGDRIVWDNATQEVEAIGNVLYTQVDPEMSSRAPRLVGTLEDQIFVMSGGRVVTEFIPGEQ; translated from the coding sequence TTGAAATGGACCGCAGTATCAGCTTTCGTCGCTTTAGTTGTCGCGGGCGGAGTGCTCATCTATCGGCGAGGCGAAGCTCCTCCCGAAACCTCCGACGCACCGCAACAGGAAATTGACGATCGCTTTATTCTCAACAACGTCACCCTAGACCAAGCCAATGAGAACGGGGAAACGGTGTGGAGTATACAGGCCACCCGCGCCATCTACAGCCCCGATCAACAAACCGCCGAAGTAGAAAATCCTAAAGGCGAACTTTTCCAAGACGGGGAAGCCATTTATCGAGTCGAGGGCGATCGCGGCGTGGTGCAGCGCGATGGTCGGCGGATTACCCTGCGCGGCGATATCACAGCGACAGATCTACGCACCGGTGCTGAAATGACCGGCGGTGAGCTGGTGTGGGTGCCCGCAGACGAGACCATGACCATCCGCAATGGGCTCACCGGCACCCATCCTGACCTGACGGTTGCAGCCGAGCAGGGTCAGCTTTTTAGCCGCGATCAACGGGTTGATCTAACCGGAAATGTAACCATTGAGGGCCGCGATCCCCGGGTGAAACTCACTGGCGAGAGCCTAGAGTGGCAGATGGAAGAACAGATTGTGTCCAGCAATCGCCCCGTTGAAATCCAGCGTTTACAGGGGCAAGGCGAACGAACTCGCGTCACCGATCAGGCCTCTAGCAATCGAGCAGAATATCGCCTAGCTGAGCAACGGCTGTCCATGAATGGCGATGTGCGCATGGCAATGCGAGAACCGATGATGAATCTAGCCACCGAGTCCCTAATTTGGGAGATTGAGAATCAACAGGTGACCATGAATCAACCGCTGAATGCCAATTTACGCAACGGTCAGGTGCTGCTTCAGGGCGATCGCGGCAACATGGATCTAGCCCAAGAAGTCTTTGACCTACGCGGCAGTGCCCAAGCCACCACCCGCCGCAATCAGTCTCGTCTACGGGGCGATCGCATCGTTTGGGATAATGCTACCCAAGAAGTAGAAGCGATCGGCAATGTGTTGTACACCCAAGTCGATCCGGAGATGAGCAGCCGTGCGCCTCGTCTAGTCGGCACCTTGGAGGACCAAATCTTCGTCATGAGCGGCGGCCGGGTGGTGACGGAGTTTATTCCGGGGGAGCAATAG